A genome region from Clostridium pasteurianum includes the following:
- a CDS encoding FAD-dependent oxidoreductase, with protein MSKKACIYDDLNSKSYWLDSTGGTNYPILESDIKVDVAVIGGGITGITTAFLLKKEGIKVALFEADGIVQGTTGHTTAYVTSQHDLIYNSLIESMGKEKAKQYADANEGAIDFIENMVKKYDIDCDFLRLPAYAYTTDKKYVQDIKKEVLAARSLGIKADFIEKLDLPFSIEGAVRFDNQAQFHPRKYLLKIAEKIPGNKSKIYEHTRIVDIEKNDDIYTLVTDTGFKIVAEKVVLASHFPFYDGMGLYFAKLRPQRSYVITAQIKDKLPQGTFVEEGSGGYYFRNQRYRDSEMLIIGGQGHRTANSDDMIDRYTHLREYAKINFNVEKFLYVWSTQDYVTIDGIPYVGRLNSSSKNIYVATGYGEWGMTNGTAAANIIKDLIVSNKSPYEDVYNPSRSVIHGIKNLVKENFDVAEELIKGKFGHGEYDIDLKNDEAKTVEIKGNKYGAYRDKNGKLHLVDITCTHLGCELKWNSAEKSWDCPCHGSRFTFEGDIIEGPAVARLNYYKCNKNTIDSNI; from the coding sequence ATGAGTAAAAAAGCATGTATTTATGATGATTTAAATTCAAAATCTTACTGGCTCGACTCAACTGGTGGTACGAATTATCCTATTTTGGAAAGCGACATTAAAGTTGATGTTGCAGTTATAGGAGGCGGTATTACAGGAATTACAACTGCTTTCCTTTTAAAGAAAGAAGGTATAAAAGTTGCATTATTTGAAGCAGATGGAATAGTTCAAGGAACCACAGGACATACTACAGCCTATGTTACTTCACAACATGATTTAATATACAATAGTTTAATAGAAAGTATGGGCAAGGAGAAAGCAAAACAGTATGCAGATGCAAATGAAGGGGCTATAGATTTTATAGAAAATATGGTAAAGAAATATGACATTGATTGTGATTTCTTAAGGCTTCCAGCATATGCTTATACAACAGATAAAAAGTATGTTCAGGATATTAAGAAAGAGGTATTGGCAGCAAGGAGCTTAGGTATAAAAGCGGATTTTATTGAAAAATTAGATCTACCATTTTCCATAGAAGGTGCTGTGCGTTTTGATAATCAAGCTCAGTTTCATCCTAGAAAGTATTTACTTAAAATTGCTGAAAAAATCCCAGGCAATAAAAGTAAAATATATGAACATACTAGAATTGTTGATATAGAAAAAAATGATGATATATATACTTTAGTAACTGATACAGGTTTTAAAATAGTAGCTGAAAAAGTGGTATTAGCATCTCATTTTCCTTTTTATGATGGCATGGGTTTATATTTTGCTAAATTACGCCCTCAAAGGTCATACGTAATCACTGCACAAATAAAGGATAAATTGCCACAGGGTACTTTTGTTGAGGAAGGATCAGGAGGATATTATTTTCGAAATCAAAGATATAGAGACAGTGAGATGTTAATAATTGGAGGGCAGGGGCATAGAACTGCCAATAGTGATGATATGATAGATCGATATACTCATTTAAGAGAGTACGCTAAAATAAATTTTAATGTTGAAAAGTTTTTATATGTATGGTCAACTCAAGATTATGTTACGATAGATGGAATTCCATACGTGGGCAGACTCAATTCTTCGTCAAAAAACATTTATGTCGCCACAGGCTATGGTGAATGGGGAATGACTAACGGGACAGCAGCTGCTAACATAATAAAGGATTTAATAGTTAGTAATAAAAGTCCTTATGAGGATGTGTATAATCCATCACGAAGTGTTATACATGGAATTAAAAATTTAGTTAAAGAGAATTTTGATGTTGCTGAAGAATTAATAAAGGGAAAATTTGGGCATGGCGAATATGATATTGATCTAAAAAATGATGAGGCAAAAACAGTTGAAATTAAGGGAAATAAATATGGAGCATATAGAGATAAAAATGGTAAATTACATTTAGTTGATATAACCTGTACACATTTAGGATGTGAACTAAAATGGAATAGTGCAGAAAAATCATGGGACTGTCCTTGTCATGGTTCAAGATTTACTTTTGAAGGTGATATTATAGAAGGTCCTGCTGTTGCTAGATTAAATTATTATAAATGTAACAAAAACACAATTGATTCAAATATATAA
- a CDS encoding (2Fe-2S)-binding protein, with amino-acid sequence MNDDEIVCGCLNLTVKDIKDAVKNGAKSFEEVQEATEVGTACGACVDEVTELVNELLQK; translated from the coding sequence ATGAATGATGATGAAATAGTATGCGGATGCTTAAATCTTACAGTAAAAGATATAAAGGATGCAGTAAAAAATGGTGCCAAATCTTTTGAAGAAGTTCAAGAAGCTACGGAGGTTGGCACTGCTTGTGGAGCATGTGTAGATGAAGTTACTGAATTGGTTAATGAATTACTCCAAAAGTAG
- a CDS encoding superoxide dismutase family protein, whose amino-acid sequence MNFNYYKCPFVNPRCCDYRDDTNLDRQPRRAVANIVGGPLAPNIRGTATFTDVRGGTEVSVVVNGLPPYRPAEGGRPQVGPHGFHIHQNGNCSTGNPTSPFTAAGEHFNPTNQPHGNHAGDFPVLFSNNGYARMTFFTNKFKVNQIIGKSVIIHEGPDDYKTQPAGGSGRRLACGVIRSIR is encoded by the coding sequence ATGAATTTTAATTATTATAAGTGTCCTTTTGTAAATCCTAGATGCTGCGATTATAGGGATGATACAAATTTAGATAGGCAGCCAAGAAGAGCAGTTGCCAATATAGTTGGTGGACCACTAGCACCCAATATAAGAGGTACAGCAACATTTACAGATGTAAGAGGTGGAACTGAAGTGTCCGTTGTTGTTAATGGACTTCCACCGTATAGACCTGCAGAAGGAGGAAGACCTCAAGTTGGACCTCATGGATTTCACATACATCAAAATGGCAACTGTAGTACGGGAAATCCTACGTCACCCTTTACAGCGGCGGGAGAGCATTTTAATCCAACAAATCAACCTCATGGTAATCATGCAGGTGATTTTCCAGTGCTGTTTTCGAATAATGGTTATGCACGAATGACATTTTTTACAAATAAATTTAAAGTAAATCAAATAATAGGCAAGTCTGTAATAATACATGAAGGTCCTGATGATTACAAAACTCAGCCGGCAGGAGGATCAGGCAGAAGACTAGCCTGTGGAGTTATAAGAAGCATAAGATAA
- a CDS encoding alpha/beta-type small acid-soluble spore protein, with amino-acid sequence MSRRPLVPEAKKGLEKLRAEYAKEIGGDFKSKAQTPNGSEKLNGFIGGPVGGLMTKKMIESVEKKMADK; translated from the coding sequence ATGAGCAGACGTCCCTTAGTTCCAGAAGCAAAAAAAGGCCTAGAAAAATTAAGAGCAGAATACGCAAAAGAAATTGGAGGAGACTTTAAAAGTAAAGCTCAAACTCCTAATGGCTCCGAGAAACTAAATGGATTTATTGGAGGACCTGTTGGAGGATTAATGACTAAAAAAATGATAGAATCAGTTGAAAAAAAGATGGCAGATAAATAA